One window from the genome of Indicator indicator isolate 239-I01 chromosome 6, UM_Iind_1.1, whole genome shotgun sequence encodes:
- the LOC128967721 gene encoding olfactory receptor 14A16-like, with amino-acid sequence MANSSSIPHFLLLPLAGTRQLQLLHFCFFLAIYLAALLGNGLIISTIASDHHLHTPMCFFLLNLALLDLGAISTTVPKSMDNSLRNTRDISYAGCVAQVLFFLSFITAEYFLLTTMSYDRYVAICRPLHYETLLGSRVCVHLAAAAWASGVLYALVQTVNTFSLPLWQGNAVDQFFCEIPQILKLSCSTSYLREFWLLVVSITLVFVCFVFIVVSYVQIFRAVLRIPSQQGRHKAFATCLPHLAVLSLFVTTGSIAYLKPSSISSPSLDLVVSVLYSVVPPAVNPLIYSLRNQELKAALSKLIRGCFQKQ; translated from the coding sequence atggccaacagcagctccatcccccacttcctcctgctgccattggcaggcacaaggcagctgcagctcttgcacttctgcttcttcctggccatctacctggctgccctgctgggcaatgGCCTCATCATCAGCACCatagcctctgaccaccacctccacacccccatgtgcttcttcctcctcaacctcGCCCTCCTTGACCTGGGTGCcatctccaccactgtccccaaATCCATGGACAattccctgaggaacaccagggacatctcctatgCAGGATGTGTTGCTCAGGTCTTGTTTTTTCTATCCTTTATCACAGCAGAGTATTTTCTCCTCACCACCATGTCCTACGATCGCTACGTTGCCATCTGCAGACCCCTGCACTATGAGACCCTTCTGGgcagcagagtttgtgtccacctggcagcagctgcctgggcctcTGGGGTTCTCTATGCTCTGGTACAAACAGTCAATAcattttccctgcccctctggcAGGGCAATGCTGTGGACcagttcttctgtgaaatcccccagatcctcaagctctcctgctccacatccTACCTCagggaattttggcttcttgtgGTCAGTATCACTTTAGtctttgtctgttttgtgttcATTGTGGTGTCCTATGTGCAGAtcttcagggcagtgctgaggatcccctctcagcagggacgccacaaagcctttgccacctgcctccctcacctggctgtgctctcccTCTTTGTCACTACTGGCTCCATTGCCTACCTGAAGCCCTCTTccatctcctccccatccctggatctAGTTGTGTCAGTTCTGTACTCAGTGGTTCCTCCAGCAGTGAACCCTCTCATCTACAGCCTGAggaaccaggagctgaaggctgccctgagcaaactgatccgtggctgctttcagaagcaataa